GCAATCCAGCCTAACATGCCCTGTACTCATTATCAACAGCTTTCGCGGCATAAAAGCTTATGGTTATTAGCTGATTAACTACCGTTTAACAACCGAGGTAATTTACACACTAATTTGGACTTGACTACATTTTTGAAAATAATACTGAATGTTATTTATAATGCATAATTAAAATGCTAATAATTAATGATTATAAAAGATTAGTTTATGATTTATATTGTATTATTTTTGGTGTTGAAAATTCGTAATTGTTAATATTATGATTTTACAGATATTATTAAGATATTATTATAAGGAGTTGTATTGATGGAGAAAAATGAAAAACATAATCTTATTTCAGTTACTCTCAAAAATGGAAATGTTTTAAAGGTTCCAAAAGGAATAACTTTGTTAGAGTTCAGTGAACAGTATGGCATGATGTTCAGAGGTAAGGATAGTCTGCCAATAGTTGCCGGAAAAGTTGATAATGATATTAAAGAGCTAAACTATACCCTTGAAAATGATTGCAAAGTTGAATTTATTGATTTGTCAGTAGAAGATGGGTTAAGGATATATAGAAGGAGCCTTATCTTCATAATGATAAAAGCAGTTAAAGACCTGTATCCTGAAAGAAGGGTAATAATAGGTCATGCTCTTAGCAAGGGCATATACTGTGAAATTAAAGGTGATACAGAGCTAACTGAAGAGGAAGTTAAAAAAATTGAAAAAAGAATGCACGTGATTGTTGACGAAAAGATACCCTTTATTAAACGTGAAATTGATGTGGAAGAAGCAGAGGAGATATTAAAGAGAACAGGAAGATATGACAGGCTAGAAGCAATTGAATACAGAACCAAGCCTTATGCCACAATATATAATTGCGGAGGAACCGAAGATTATTTTTACGGGTATATGGTTCCTCACACAGGTTATATAAATAAATTTTCCCTGGTTTACTATAAATCAGGTATGATAGTTCTTTTTCCACACATCACAAATCCATATATCCTCCCGGAATTTAAAGAGGAAAAGAAACTATTTTCCACTTTGCAGGAATATAAGAAGTGGGGACGCATTTTAGGCGTTGAAAATATTGGTAATCTAAACAGAATCATTAAAGAAGGCGGTATCCTAGATTTAATAAATGTCTCTGAGGCTCTTCATGAAAAGAAAATTGCTCAGATAGCTGATATGATTGCAAACAGTAAACACAAAAAGAAAATCGCACTAATTGCAGGGCCCTCCTCTTCAGGAAAAACAACTTTTGCTCAGAGACTTTCGATACAGTTAAGAGTAAATGGCATTAAACCTGTTACTATTTCTCTGGATGATTACTTTGTAGACAGAGAACATACACCCAAGGATGAATACGGCGAATATGATTATGAAGCATTGGAAGCAATAGACATCAAGCTGTTTAATAAACACCTGAGAGCCCTTATCAATGGGGAAGAAGTAGAAATGCCTGTTTTTGATTTCTACACTGGATGCAGGGCTTGCAAAACCAGAAAACTTAAAATTGATAAAGAACAAATCATTATTATAGAAGGAATACATGGATTAAATGAGAAACTTACCTATGACATTCCGAAAAAAGAGAAGTTCAAGATATATATCAGTGCCCTGACATCAATGAACATTGATGACCATAACAGAATTCCCTCAACTGATACAAGGTACATCAGGAGAATAGTGAGGGATTATCAGTTTAGAAACAGCAGTCCTGTTAATACTATTAAGAGATGGCCTTCGGTACGCAGAGGAGAAGAACAAAATATATTTCCTTTTCAGGAAACTGCAGATGTTATGTTTAATTCATTCTTGATATATGAGCTTGGGGTTATGAAAACATTTGCGGAAGAACTGCTGTCTAAAGTAGATAGATCATACCCAGAATATTCTGAGGCAAAGAGGCTTATAGAGTTTCTAAGCTATTTCTTGCCAATAGAACCTCATGATGTGCCAAGTAACTCAATACTGAGGGAGTTCATCGGAGGAAGTTGTTTTTAATAAAAACATTGCCATTCTATTCCTCTAGTGATAAAGTATTTTATTATTAAGAATTTTAATAGCAATAATTCTTTAGACGTTCATATAAGAACATATATCTAATAAGAGCGTTGTATTTTATTTTATCAATATCAGAAAGGATGCTTTTAATGACAGGACTTGTACACATATATACAGGAAATGGCAAAGGTAAAACAACTGCAGCTGTAGGCCTGGGAGTAAGAGCATATGGAAGAGGTCTTAAGGTTCTTTTGGTTCAATTCCTTAAAGGAACCGTTACAGGTGAAATTAATACTTTAAAACTTCTGGAACCGGACTTTATGGTATATAGGAATGATGAGATAAAGAAATTTATCTGGAATATGACACCTGAGGAAAAAGAAAAAGCCAAGAAGATTCAACAGGATATATTTAATTACGCAAAAGATTCCGTTATGGAATGCAAGAGAGATCTTGTCATTATGGATGAAATTATGGCTGCCATAAAATTAAAGTTTATTGAATTGCAGGATGTTATAGATTTAATAAAAAATAAACCGAATAATATTGAACTAGTATTAACCGGAAGAGATGCACCTGCTGAATTAATAGAACTGGCAGATTATGTTTCTGAGATAAAAGCTATAAAGCATCCCATGGAAAAAGGCATAAAAGCAAGGATAGGAATTGAAAGTTGACATATGGAGGGGGCGCTGAAATGCCAGAAAGCTTTTTAAAGGGTAGACAAGCCTTATATATTAAAGATTTAAGCTATGAAATAAATGAAAAAAAAATATTACATGATATAAACCTAAAAATAAATGCAGGTGAGTTTGTAGGGTTCATAGGCCCTAATGGTGCCGGTAAGACGACATTATTGAAATGTATTAACAGGATTAATAAATATAAAAAGGGACAGATAGAAATAAATGATCAAAATATCGAGAATATAAAGGACCGGGAAATTGCCAGAGAAGTATCGATAATGCATCAGAACACCAACATTTCCTTTCCTTTTCCATCCATTGACGTGGTACTCATGGGAAGATACCCTTATAAAAGAAGGTTCGAGCCAGATACAAAAGAAGATTATGAAATTGCTAAAAGGAATATGGAATACACAAACACTATTAAATTTGAACACTCTCCAATTACTGATATATCCGGTGGAGAGAGGCAAAGAATTTTGTTTTCCAAAGTGTTGACCCAGGATACAGATCTTATACTTTTGGATGAGCCTACAGCAAGTCTGGATATAAACCATCAGGAGCAAATATTCAGATATACAAGGGAATTATGTGACTCAGGAAGGACTGCAATTGTAGCTATTCATGAACTGAATATTGCTGCCAAATACTGTTCACGTCTTGTACTTTTAAAAGATGGAAGAATTCTTGCTGACGGAACTCCTGAAGAGGTAATGACAGCGGAAAATTTATCCAAAGCCTATGGAGTCAATGCCCTTGTTTACAGAAACCGAATAACTGGCCAGTTAGATTTTTATATATATGGTCTAACCAGAAATAAAGTTAAAAAGCGTGTTCATGTTATAGGGGGAGGGGGTTCTGCCTCTGGCCTAATAAGATATTTATTTGTAAAAGGCTATAAGATTACTGGCGGGGTTTTTGCCCATGGAGACAGTGATTTACAGTGTGCTGAAGTATATGGCATAGATTATGTGGTATGTAAACCTTTTAGTGAGATTGGCAAAGAAGCATTTGATGAAAATGTGGAAATGATTAAGAAGGCTGATTTTACAGTACTTTGTAATATGCCTTTTGGCATGCTTAACATTAAAAATCTTGAAGCCGCAAAAAATGCTGAAAATCTAATCATTATCGAAGATGATCCTCCGGAAAGCAGGGATTATACAGGTGGAAAAGCATTAGCAGATTATTATTCATTGAAGAAAAACAGTATTGTTACTACTTCAGCCAGACTGCATGAAATATTATAATAAATCTTATATTATTAAGTTTGAAAACTGTTTCATAGGGTTAGAAGATTTTTTTAGACCAACAAGCATAGGACATTAAGAATGAAAGGAGATACAAATTGGGTAAACTGATTTTAATCACGGGTGGAGCAAGAAGCGGTAAAAGCTCTCTGGGTGAAAAGCTCGCGAAAGAAGCAGGCCAGGAGGTTTTGTACATAGCTACAGCCATACCTTTTGACGAAGAAATGGAATCAAGAATTAAAAAACACAGAGAAACCAGGCCGGCAAATTGGGAGACGGTTGAAGCTTATAAGGACCTGGATATGGCTCTCTGTGATAAAATAAATAATAAAGATGCGGTACTTCTTGACTGCATTACTGTTATGGTTTCAAATTTAATGCTGGAAAAAGCAATGGATTGGGAGAATATTTCTGTTGCAGAAATTGATGAAGCAGAGGCAAGAGTTATGGTTGAAGTAAATAAGTTGATGAATATTGCAAAAAAGTCAGAAACTTTATTTATTTTAGTCACAAATGAACTGGGTATGGGCATTGTACCTACAAGCAAACTGGGAAGAGCATTTAGAGACATAGGCGGGAGAGTTAATCAATTACTTGCTAAAGAAGCGGATGAAGTTTATTTTTGCGTTTCGGGAATTCCTATGAAGATAAAATGAGTAAAGTAACATTTTGTTTCCAGTTTTTATTATAGTTATACAGAATTATCAGTGAGAAGTAATATAAAGGAGATATAATTTCATGCTGATAAAAAGATTTATAATAACGTTACAGTTCATGACTACTATTCCTATAAAAACTAAAATAGATGCTGATGCTGAGGACTATGGCAAAGGTATTGTATTTGCTCCTTTAGTTGGACTTGTGATAGGTGTGATTCTTACATTAATTTGCCGTGGGTTTCTTTTAATATTCCCACCTTTTTTAACAGCAGTGCTAATTATAATTTCATATATTATACTAACCGGTGGGTTGCACTTAGATGGTCTTGGAGATACTTTTGACGGTGTTTTTTCAAACCGGCCTAAAGAAAAAATTCTTGAGATAATGAGGGACAGCTGTCATGGAACAAATGCTTTATTAGCAGTAACAAGTATTATCATACTTTATATTGCTTTGATATATTCAATAATAAATCAGGGAACGGAGATAAAAGCATTGTTATTGATGCCTGTTGGCGGAAGAATCGCTTCACTAATCGGCGCAGGCATATCTGAGTATGCAAGATCTGGTGAAGGAATGGGCAAGCCTTTTACAGACTATTGCGGCAAGAGAGAAATTATTTCAGGTCTTCCGCTGTACGCGCTTATATCCTTTATTATTGCAGGTTTAAATGGGTTATTAATGATAGTTTTTTCTTCCCTGTCTGCGTTCTTTTTGGTAAAATATTTTGAACGTAAGATCGGTGGAACGACGGGAGATATTTTAGGGGCAGTATGCGAATTGAATCAAGCATTGTTTTTAATTTTATGGTATATTATTTATAATTTATAAAAAATGGCATTATTGAATACTTTAAAACTACAGGTTGACATTAATGCTACATCATATGGGGGGTCAGAAAGTGATAAACATAATATTGGTTAGGCATGGACAAACAAAAATGAATTTAAGAGGAACCAACAGCGGATGGACAGACCATGAGTTAACTGAAGAAGGAATAGCCCAGGCTTATAAAGCCAAGGAAAAGCTGGCAGGCCTGGAAATCGATAAAATATATGCAAGTCCTTTAAAGAGAGCTTTAAAAACAGCAGAGATTATAAATGAAAATTTCTGTAAAGAAATTATCCTTGATGGGGATCTAAGGGAACGTAGTTTTGGAATATGGGAAGACATGACCTATGAAGAAATATGCGAGAAGTATCCGGAAGAATCGGCAGAATGGATAAAAGATCAAATAAATTATTGCATTAAAGAAGGTGAAAGTACAGTCCAGTTTTATAACAGGGTCTCCGGATTTTTTGACAGTTTATTAAAAAAATATAATGAGGGTACGTTTCTTATTGTCGGCCATCTGGGTACAGTAATGATTGCTATTGCTCATTTACTGGGATTTGGAGTAGAAGCCATGTTTCGTTTTAGAGTAGATAATTGCGGTATAACAAAAATATCTGTAAATGATGAAGGCTATGCATATCTTACCCATATGAATATATAACGAAACTCATAAGCGTATACCCGAACTAAGCACAACAGCAGGTTAATATGTTAATTAGTCTGGCATTATTAAGTCTTACTTATTGGAGGTGTTCAAGGTGAAAAAAAATACTACTAATAAAATTGTATTAAACGGCATGATGATTGCCCTGGTGTTTTTAGCAACATATTTTACAAAGATACCTATACCTGCAACTCAGGGATATTTTAACCTGGGAGATACAATAATTCTTGTAACTGCAATATTACTGGGCGCTAAAAGCGGTTTGCTGGTTGGTGCCATAGGTTCCCTTATAGCAGATATTGCAGGAGGGTACTATTTATTTGCACCTCTTACCTTTATTGTTAAAGGTCTTGAAGGGTATGTCGCAGGAAAAATTGCTTTTCATAAAGATTGTGAAAAAGTGGAAGAGTTTCGCAAAGTATTTGCTGTTATTATAGGTGCGGTGGCAATGGCATCGGGATATTTTATAGGAGAAGCATATTTTTTAGGACTGTTTGACAGCACCTTCGGACTTACTGCGGCAGTTGCCGAATTACCCTTAAACCTTATTCAGGGTGGAATAAGTGCTGTAGTGGGATATGTACTGGCATCCATTCTTGAGAAAACAGGAGTGTCAAAATATATAAATTAATTGTTTTAAACCTAATAATTGGAAAATAAATTTTACTTTGTTAATATTTTTCCAAATGATGAAAATATTGAGACTGCTATACCATAAAGAATTTGAAAATCATATAACATGGTAATTAACAACATCAAGAATAAAATCTTAAGCTGTGCTGATAATAACAGTACAGTTTTTTTATTTATTATTTTAAAAAATAATAGATTGCTGAAAATGAAGCGATGGAAATAAAATTTTATTTTTAGATATAAGAGGAGGTGATTCCATTGGTAAATTTGAAATAAGTAAGGAAAAGCAGTATTAAATGATTAAGGTAAGTGACAGTTTATGATTTGAAATATTTGTATAATTTTATGAAAGAGGGGTTTTAAACTATGAAAAGGAAAATTGCCATTTTTATTGGAACATTGTTATTAGTCTTTACCTTAATTACAACTGCTTTTGCAACACCTGTTTTGGAAAGAGTAACTGAAAAAGAACAGTTTGCAAAGCCAGAGCTTACTGACGAAATGAAACAAAAAATCGAAAAATTTAATGCAGAGAGGCAAGAGCGTATCAAGAAATGGGAAGCTTTGACTGAAGCCCAAAAAGCTGAAATATACAAGCTGCAGGATCAAATAGCTGAATTAAGCAAAAAGATGATTGATAAATATTGTGAATATAAAATAATTGATAAGAATACTGCTGATCAAATAAAGGAAAAGATTGACAAGATGAATTCTGAAATTAAATCAGAAGGAAAAATGCCAATGTTAGACAGAGGAAAGTGTTATAAAAAGGGCAAAAAGACAAACAAGCAATCAGAATAAAAATAGCAAAAAGTTTATCAAAAAAGTAAAAAATTACAAATGAAAATAATTGACACTGATTGTATAATTGTATACAATGATACAAATATACAATCAGTGTCTTTTTTTTAAAATATTTAAAAATACAGTTTTATTTACTCTAATCATCTATTTTGTAAAGGGAGGTCATTAAATTGCCATATAGTCTTGCAGAAAAAATAATTAAAGAACATCTTGTAAGTGGTGAAATGGTCCCAGGACAGGAAATAGCCATAAGAATAGACCAGACACTTACCCAGGATTCAACAGGAACTATGGCATATCTTCAGTTTGAGGCAATTGGAATACCAAGAGTCAAAACCAAAAAATCAGTAGCCTATATAGATCATAATACACTACAGACAGGATTCGAGAATGCTGATGACCACAAATACATTCAGAGTGTGGCTTCAAAGTATGGTATTTATTTTTCTAAACCAGGCAACGGTATTTGCCACCAGGTTCATCTTGAAAGGTTCGGTGTACCTGGTATGACACTTTTAGGTTCTGACAGTCATACCCCCACTTGCGGAGGTTTAGGAATGCTGGCAATTGGTGCAGGAGGTCTGGACGTGGCAGTGGCTATGGGCGGAGGACCCTATTACTTAACCATGCCGAAGGTTTGCAGGATAAATTTAGTAGGTGAATTGAAACCCTGGGTTACAGCTAAGGATGTAATTCTTGAGATTCTAAGAATTATGAGTGTTAAAGGCGGAGTTGGAAAAATCATCGAGTACTATGGACCTGGAATAGCAAAGCTGTCAGTTCCCGAGAGAGCAACTATAACCAATATGGGTGCTGAACTGGGCGCAACTACATCCATTTTCCCAAGTGACGAGGTAACATATAAATTCCTGAAAGCTCAGGGAAGAGAGAAGGATTGGGTGGAATTATTGCCTGATGATGATGCTCATTATGATGAAGTAATTGAAATAGACCTTGGAAAAATTGAGCCTCTTATTGCTAAACCTCATAGTCCGGATAATGTAGTCAAAGTTAGTGAATTGGCAGGATTAAAGGTTGACCAGGTAGCTATAGGAAGCTGTACAAACTCTTCCTATACAGACATGATGAAGGTGGCTGCGATACTGAAGGGTAAAACAATAAATCCTGAAGTAAGCCTGGTTATTTCACCTGGTTCAAAACAGGTTCTTACCATGCTTGCCAGGAATGGTGCCTTGGGAGATATGGTGGCCGCAGGAGCCAGAATACTGGAATGCGCATGTGGACCTTGTATAGGCATGGGGCAGGCTCCAAAATCCAATGGAGTTTCCTTGAGGACTTTTAACAGGAATTTTGAAGGCAGGAGTGGTACAGCCTCTGCTAAAGTGTATCTTGTTAGTCCTGAAGTTGCTGCAGCCAGTGCTCTCACCGGGGTTATAACTAACCCTGAAGATTTAGGTGAATATCCATCTATAGATATTCCTGAAGAATTTGAAATTAATGATAACCTTATAGTGCCTCCTGCAGAGAATGGTGAAAGCGTTGAAATTGTAAGAGGTCCAAATATTAAGCCATTCCCCAGAGGTAAAAAACTACAGGATGTAATAGAGGGAGATGTACTGATTAAAGTAGGGGATAATATAACCACGGACCATATTATGCCTTCAAATGCCAAGTTGCTGCCGTACCGTTCTAATGTTCCTTACCTTGCAGAGTTTTGTTTTACTCCCTGTGATCCGGATTTTCCCAAAAGAGCAAAGGAGAAGAACGGAGGATTTATCATAGGCGGTTCTAATTATGGCCAGGGATCCAGCAGGGAACATGCGGCACTGGTACCCTTGCAGCTTGGTGTTAAGGGTGTTATTGCAAAATCATTTGCCAGAATTCATATGGCAAACCTTATTAATTCTGGAATACTTCCTATGACTTTCGTAAATGAAAAGGATTACGAAAATATTTCTCAAGATGATCATCTTATAATTAAAAATGCGAGAGAGCAGATAAAAGCCGGAAACAAACTGGTAATTACTAATATTACAAAAAACAGTGAAATAGTTGTGCAAGTTAATTTATCCAGAAGGCAGATTGAAATCATCCTTGAGGGAGGATTGCTGAATTATACTAGAAATCAGAATCTATAACCAAGCATCAAGAAGTCTCTCACTTGTATAAGTTGGAGCTTAATTGTTGCAAATTATTACAATAAACTTGTTCAGTGGGAGATTGCAAGACTCCCACTGAATCCCCGAGCGAAGCGGGCTCGCTGATGCTTTAGCAGCAACCTTCTGATGAAAAAGAAATGAAAAGAGTGCCTATTTAAGGGGGAAACTTGCATGGAAAATGATATGTATGAATCAAAATATAAATCAGCTGACAATATTAATTCGCTGAGAGAGTGGGTATTTACAAAAATTGAGGATGATATATTAAGTGGACGGTATAAGCCGGGAGATGACCTTGTTGAAACCAAATTGTCTAAAGAACTGGGAGTCAGCAGGACTCCTATCCGGGAAGCTTTAAGAAAGCTTGAACTGGAGGGCTTGGTTGAATATTTTCCTAATAAAGGGGTGGTTGTTAAAGGTTTATCTTCACAGGATATTGAAGATATTTATACAATACGAATGTTGATTGAAGGATTAGCTGCAAGATGGGCGACAGAGAAGATTACCCAGAAGGAATTGGACGAAATGGAAGAGGCTATACAGCTTGAGGAATTCTATACAATGAAAAATGATATAAACAATCTGATGAGACTGGATTCCAGGCTACATGACATTATTTATAAAGCTAGCAAAAGCAGGCCTCTTATGAAAACTTTAAGCACATACCATAACTACCTTAAAAGGGCTCGAAGTACTTCATTTAATACTCCTGGTAGAGCCTTGAAAGCCCTGGAAGAACACAGGGCAATCTTTGAAGCTATTAAAAGCGGAGATGCAGAAAGTGCAGAAAAGCTTACAATTAAGCATGTAAAAAATGCAAGCTTGAATTTGCTAAAGCAAAAAAAAGAAGAGGGAAATGAATAATATTTCAGAAAGAATTCAGTAAGATTGAGAAGAATTTTGTAAGATCGAGGTGAAAGTATGAACCAGATAAATGCTCATGAACTGGAAATGCAGGAAATCGAAATGCGCAAGAAGCAATTGAATGAAAAGGGTATAATTGAAAAATACAGCAGGATGGCAGAAAAGAATAATCAGTTTGATATGGAGTTATATAATAAATATAATGTAAAAAGAGGTTTGAGGAATGCCGACAATACAGGTGTCCTGGTTGGCCTGACGAAGATTGGGGATGTTCACGCCTATGTTTGGGAAAATGGCGTAAAAGTACCTGTTGAAGGTATTCTTTTCTACAGAGGAATTAATGTAAATGATTTTGTTTTAGGTTTTCAGAAAGAAAAAAGGTTTGGATTTGAAGAATGCTGTTATTTGCTGCTTTTCGGCGAACTTCCCAGTAGGGACCAACTGAGAGAGTTCAAAGAACTGTTAAGAGTGAACAGAACACTTCCTGCAGGATTTACAAGAGATATGATTTTGAAAGCTCCCAGCAGGAATATTATGAATAAACTGGCAAGAAGTGTCCTGGTATCATACTCATATGATGATAATCCAGAAGATTCAAGTATAGAAAACATACTAAGACAATGTATAGAGCTCATAGCCAAATTTCCGGTAATGGCTGCATATGGCTATCAGGCATATTCCCATTATTATCTGGGAAACAGCTTGCATATTCATAATCCTATATATAATTATGATACTGCTGAAAATCTTCTTCATCTTATAAGACCGGATGGTAAGTTTACCAGATCAGAAGCTGAGATATTGGATCTTGCCCTTGTTTTGCATGCTGAACATGGTGGCGGAAACAATTCCACATTTGTTACTCACGTTGTAGCTTCAACGGGAACAGACACTTATTCGGCAATAGCAGCCGCAATAGGTTCATTAAAGGGTTCGAAGCATGGCGGCGCAAACCTTAAAGTAATGGGCATGATGGAAGATATAAAAGATCATGTAAAGGACTGGAAAGATGAGGAAGAAGTTTTATATTATCTCAAGAAAATCTTGAGCAAAGAAGCCTTTGACCGTTCAGGGCTGATTTATGGAATCGGCCATGCGGTTTATACTCTTACCGATCCAAGAGCAATCCTGTTGAAGGCAAAGGCCTCTGAACTGGCTGAAGAAAAGGGAATGCAGGAGGAATATAACCTGTATAAATTGGTGGAAAAATTAGCTCCTCGTGCTTTCTGCGATATGAAAAAATCAGATAAAGTCCTGTGTGCAAATGTTGACTTTTACTCAGGATTTGTTTACAAGATGCTTAATATTCCAGTTGAACTTTATACTCCCATATTTGCAATAGCAAGGATTGCGGGCTGGTGTGCGCACCTGATCGAAGAGATCATGGTTGCAGGAAAGATCATAAGACCTGCATA
This Clostridiaceae bacterium DNA region includes the following protein-coding sequences:
- a CDS encoding nucleoside kinase, translated to MEKNEKHNLISVTLKNGNVLKVPKGITLLEFSEQYGMMFRGKDSLPIVAGKVDNDIKELNYTLENDCKVEFIDLSVEDGLRIYRRSLIFIMIKAVKDLYPERRVIIGHALSKGIYCEIKGDTELTEEEVKKIEKRMHVIVDEKIPFIKREIDVEEAEEILKRTGRYDRLEAIEYRTKPYATIYNCGGTEDYFYGYMVPHTGYINKFSLVYYKSGMIVLFPHITNPYILPEFKEEKKLFSTLQEYKKWGRILGVENIGNLNRIIKEGGILDLINVSEALHEKKIAQIADMIANSKHKKKIALIAGPSSSGKTTFAQRLSIQLRVNGIKPVTISLDDYFVDREHTPKDEYGEYDYEALEAIDIKLFNKHLRALINGEEVEMPVFDFYTGCRACKTRKLKIDKEQIIIIEGIHGLNEKLTYDIPKKEKFKIYISALTSMNIDDHNRIPSTDTRYIRRIVRDYQFRNSSPVNTIKRWPSVRRGEEQNIFPFQETADVMFNSFLIYELGVMKTFAEELLSKVDRSYPEYSEAKRLIEFLSYFLPIEPHDVPSNSILREFIGGSCF
- a CDS encoding cob(I)yrinic acid a,c-diamide adenosyltransferase, encoding MLLMTGLVHIYTGNGKGKTTAAVGLGVRAYGRGLKVLLVQFLKGTVTGEINTLKLLEPDFMVYRNDEIKKFIWNMTPEEKEKAKKIQQDIFNYAKDSVMECKRDLVIMDEIMAAIKLKFIELQDVIDLIKNKPNNIELVLTGRDAPAELIELADYVSEIKAIKHPMEKGIKARIGIES
- a CDS encoding ABC transporter ATP-binding protein: MPESFLKGRQALYIKDLSYEINEKKILHDINLKINAGEFVGFIGPNGAGKTTLLKCINRINKYKKGQIEINDQNIENIKDREIAREVSIMHQNTNISFPFPSIDVVLMGRYPYKRRFEPDTKEDYEIAKRNMEYTNTIKFEHSPITDISGGERQRILFSKVLTQDTDLILLDEPTASLDINHQEQIFRYTRELCDSGRTAIVAIHELNIAAKYCSRLVLLKDGRILADGTPEEVMTAENLSKAYGVNALVYRNRITGQLDFYIYGLTRNKVKKRVHVIGGGGSASGLIRYLFVKGYKITGGVFAHGDSDLQCAEVYGIDYVVCKPFSEIGKEAFDENVEMIKKADFTVLCNMPFGMLNIKNLEAAKNAENLIIIEDDPPESRDYTGGKALADYYSLKKNSIVTTSARLHEIL
- the cobU gene encoding bifunctional adenosylcobinamide kinase/adenosylcobinamide-phosphate guanylyltransferase: MGKLILITGGARSGKSSLGEKLAKEAGQEVLYIATAIPFDEEMESRIKKHRETRPANWETVEAYKDLDMALCDKINNKDAVLLDCITVMVSNLMLEKAMDWENISVAEIDEAEARVMVEVNKLMNIAKKSETLFILVTNELGMGIVPTSKLGRAFRDIGGRVNQLLAKEADEVYFCVSGIPMKIK
- a CDS encoding adenosylcobinamide-GDP ribazoletransferase, with the translated sequence MLIKRFIITLQFMTTIPIKTKIDADAEDYGKGIVFAPLVGLVIGVILTLICRGFLLIFPPFLTAVLIIISYIILTGGLHLDGLGDTFDGVFSNRPKEKILEIMRDSCHGTNALLAVTSIIILYIALIYSIINQGTEIKALLLMPVGGRIASLIGAGISEYARSGEGMGKPFTDYCGKREIISGLPLYALISFIIAGLNGLLMIVFSSLSAFFLVKYFERKIGGTTGDILGAVCELNQALFLILWYIIYNL
- the cobC gene encoding alpha-ribazole phosphatase, which produces MINIILVRHGQTKMNLRGTNSGWTDHELTEEGIAQAYKAKEKLAGLEIDKIYASPLKRALKTAEIINENFCKEIILDGDLRERSFGIWEDMTYEEICEKYPEESAEWIKDQINYCIKEGESTVQFYNRVSGFFDSLLKKYNEGTFLIVGHLGTVMIAIAHLLGFGVEAMFRFRVDNCGITKISVNDEGYAYLTHMNI
- a CDS encoding ECF transporter S component is translated as MMIALVFLATYFTKIPIPATQGYFNLGDTIILVTAILLGAKSGLLVGAIGSLIADIAGGYYLFAPLTFIVKGLEGYVAGKIAFHKDCEKVEEFRKVFAVIIGAVAMASGYFIGEAYFLGLFDSTFGLTAAVAELPLNLIQGGISAVVGYVLASILEKTGVSKYIN
- a CDS encoding DUF2680 domain-containing protein — translated: MKRKIAIFIGTLLLVFTLITTAFATPVLERVTEKEQFAKPELTDEMKQKIEKFNAERQERIKKWEALTEAQKAEIYKLQDQIAELSKKMIDKYCEYKIIDKNTADQIKEKIDKMNSEIKSEGKMPMLDRGKCYKKGKKTNKQSE
- a CDS encoding aconitate hydratase, which produces MPYSLAEKIIKEHLVSGEMVPGQEIAIRIDQTLTQDSTGTMAYLQFEAIGIPRVKTKKSVAYIDHNTLQTGFENADDHKYIQSVASKYGIYFSKPGNGICHQVHLERFGVPGMTLLGSDSHTPTCGGLGMLAIGAGGLDVAVAMGGGPYYLTMPKVCRINLVGELKPWVTAKDVILEILRIMSVKGGVGKIIEYYGPGIAKLSVPERATITNMGAELGATTSIFPSDEVTYKFLKAQGREKDWVELLPDDDAHYDEVIEIDLGKIEPLIAKPHSPDNVVKVSELAGLKVDQVAIGSCTNSSYTDMMKVAAILKGKTINPEVSLVISPGSKQVLTMLARNGALGDMVAAGARILECACGPCIGMGQAPKSNGVSLRTFNRNFEGRSGTASAKVYLVSPEVAAASALTGVITNPEDLGEYPSIDIPEEFEINDNLIVPPAENGESVEIVRGPNIKPFPRGKKLQDVIEGDVLIKVGDNITTDHIMPSNAKLLPYRSNVPYLAEFCFTPCDPDFPKRAKEKNGGFIIGGSNYGQGSSREHAALVPLQLGVKGVIAKSFARIHMANLINSGILPMTFVNEKDYENISQDDHLIIKNAREQIKAGNKLVITNITKNSEIVVQVNLSRRQIEIILEGGLLNYTRNQNL
- a CDS encoding GntR family transcriptional regulator translates to MYESKYKSADNINSLREWVFTKIEDDILSGRYKPGDDLVETKLSKELGVSRTPIREALRKLELEGLVEYFPNKGVVVKGLSSQDIEDIYTIRMLIEGLAARWATEKITQKELDEMEEAIQLEEFYTMKNDINNLMRLDSRLHDIIYKASKSRPLMKTLSTYHNYLKRARSTSFNTPGRALKALEEHRAIFEAIKSGDAESAEKLTIKHVKNASLNLLKQKKEEGNE
- a CDS encoding citrate/2-methylcitrate synthase produces the protein MRKKQLNEKGIIEKYSRMAEKNNQFDMELYNKYNVKRGLRNADNTGVLVGLTKIGDVHAYVWENGVKVPVEGILFYRGINVNDFVLGFQKEKRFGFEECCYLLLFGELPSRDQLREFKELLRVNRTLPAGFTRDMILKAPSRNIMNKLARSVLVSYSYDDNPEDSSIENILRQCIELIAKFPVMAAYGYQAYSHYYLGNSLHIHNPIYNYDTAENLLHLIRPDGKFTRSEAEILDLALVLHAEHGGGNNSTFVTHVVASTGTDTYSAIAAAIGSLKGSKHGGANLKVMGMMEDIKDHVKDWKDEEEVLYYLKKILSKEAFDRSGLIYGIGHAVYTLTDPRAILLKAKASELAEEKGMQEEYNLYKLVEKLAPRAFCDMKKSDKVLCANVDFYSGFVYKMLNIPVELYTPIFAIARIAGWCAHLIEEIMVAGKIIRPAYKNVADITEYVPLSER